Proteins encoded together in one Vulcanisaeta thermophila window:
- a CDS encoding ABC transporter substrate-binding protein, with the protein MSYSLEKSGISRTYLIAIIVIIVVVAVVIAAYYTVMIKPSKPSVTISCPLPSNTSVLISIENEPPNSVDPATGFYAGEDEIMTNVYQGLIAFDITSTNVTTFVPIIAESWYVAPNYTTYIFYIRHGVYFANGDPVNATTFWFSIYRVIIMNQVDASFFTNILYNGTEASITGYAIPWGVCHAITYATGNNAFITNKTLCAYALANILSNFDVHNTTIQKIMEYPNQAIVVIDPYTIEFKLLQPYMFLLQILAEYPASAVDPVFVDQHGGVVPNQQNTYMNTHTMGTGPYQVTQWVPGEMVVLQANPNYWAAKLPSSESNIMLTPPKIKTIIIEYTSSANQIISMLDSGKAQLMGPLAIPALSPMYLSSLEQNPCLKVVVEPPSAPTWLFLMITLDTQKYPLNITAVRVALAHAINYTEIIDTVAPGVGIPYVGPISPGMPFYNPDNLPPYNYDPNLSIEILRELGFKLTLPNGTIINPNGQPLTLTLTYVSDDPAQVKIAQEVQIMLSQIGVQLTLNPVTTQQEENLISQPCTAPTYPQMLIWYWFPSWPDPIYQDLVVQTNVKYSGIAGNVACFNNTEVNEITNVLPFMTNTTLVTKYVSTVYNITYQQVPDIWLYAIRQYWVQSCYVSGVYWNPGVLGYYFPLMYYNFTACKP; encoded by the coding sequence ATGTCCTACTCGTTGGAGAAGAGCGGAATAAGTAGGACATATTTGATCGCTATAATAGTTATAATAGTAGTAGTTGCAGTGGTAATTGCAGCATACTATACAGTGATGATTAAACCAAGTAAGCCAAGCGTAACAATTTCTTGTCCACTACCATCAAACACCAGTGTTTTAATATCAATAGAAAACGAACCACCAAATTCAGTAGATCCAGCAACTGGCTTCTACGCGGGTGAGGATGAAATAATGACAAACGTATACCAGGGCCTCATAGCATTTGATATTACAAGCACGAATGTAACAACATTCGTACCCATAATAGCCGAGTCCTGGTATGTCGCACCGAATTATACAACTTATATATTTTACATAAGGCACGGTGTCTATTTCGCAAATGGTGATCCCGTTAATGCAACAACATTCTGGTTCAGTATATATAGGGTAATAATCATGAACCAGGTCGACGCAAGCTTCTTCACAAACATACTCTACAACGGTACTGAAGCCTCAATAACTGGTTACGCAATACCCTGGGGTGTATGCCACGCGATTACCTATGCAACAGGCAATAACGCATTTATTACCAATAAGACACTCTGTGCATATGCATTAGCAAATATACTTAGTAACTTTGATGTTCATAACACAACCATTCAAAAAATAATGGAGTACCCAAACCAGGCTATTGTTGTTATTGATCCCTATACAATTGAATTTAAATTATTACAACCGTATATGTTCCTTTTGCAAATCCTTGCTGAATATCCAGCATCCGCGGTTGACCCAGTATTTGTTGATCAGCATGGCGGTGTCGTACCAAACCAACAAAATACGTACATGAATACTCACACAATGGGCACGGGACCTTATCAAGTAACCCAATGGGTGCCGGGAGAGATGGTAGTATTACAGGCCAATCCAAACTACTGGGCGGCAAAATTACCTTCGAGTGAGTCAAATATCATGTTAACACCACCTAAGATAAAAACAATAATTATAGAGTACACAAGTTCCGCTAATCAAATAATATCGATGCTTGATAGTGGAAAGGCTCAGCTAATGGGGCCACTTGCAATACCAGCATTATCACCGATGTACCTATCAAGCCTAGAACAAAATCCATGTTTGAAGGTTGTCGTTGAACCTCCAAGTGCCCCTACATGGCTATTTCTAATGATAACGTTAGATACGCAGAAGTATCCATTAAATATAACCGCAGTTAGAGTGGCATTGGCCCATGCCATTAATTATACCGAAATAATAGATACCGTTGCTCCTGGGGTTGGCATACCATATGTGGGCCCGATTAGCCCTGGAATGCCCTTCTACAATCCCGACAATTTACCACCATATAATTATGATCCTAATTTATCAATAGAAATTTTAAGGGAACTAGGCTTTAAGTTAACTTTGCCTAATGGTACCATAATAAATCCAAATGGCCAACCCCTTACTCTAACATTAACCTATGTATCAGATGATCCAGCGCAAGTTAAAATAGCACAAGAGGTACAGATTATGCTATCGCAAATAGGTGTACAATTAACACTAAACCCAGTAACAACACAACAGGAGGAAAACCTAATATCACAACCCTGTACCGCACCAACATACCCCCAGATGCTCATTTGGTATTGGTTTCCAAGCTGGCCTGACCCAATATACCAGGATTTAGTGGTTCAGACGAATGTTAAATATAGTGGTATTGCCGGTAATGTTGCGTGCTTTAATAATACAGAGGTTAATGAAATCACAAACGTACTGCCATTCATGACAAATACCACGTTAGTAACAAAGTACGTAAGTACTGTCTATAATATTACATACCAACAAGTACCAGATATATGGCTTTACGCAATCAGGCAGTACTGGGTTCAGAGCTGCTATGTTAGTGGTGTTTATTGGAACCCAGGCGTACTTGGGTACTACTTCCCGTTAATGTACTATAACTTCACTGCGTGCAAACCTTAG
- a CDS encoding ABC transporter permease — translation MSIWTYILNRAIRAVSLIIGIIVLTFLLSHILAPNPAYVWAGPHAAPSVIKAIIKEYHLDQPVYLQLYYYLVSSLTFNFGISPYFKQPVSELIAIYLPRTLQLIFVAMILTGLIGVFSGAFAAAHKDEFGDYIVKVLYLISWCIPPFLAALLLQLFLAYEWGVLPPNLIADPTLPAPKPITGFPIIDALIEGNWPYFISSLRHLILPAFSLALISFGIITRITRASMLMSLQADYIRAAIMRGVERRRIIYTHALKNSMIPVITLLALVFSWMISGSVIIETIFSYEGLGWLLTTALYNYDYPTVIGCSIVIGIAVVLANFIADVLYALIDPRIKLG, via the coding sequence ATGTCCATATGGACATACATCCTCAATAGAGCGATAAGGGCAGTATCCTTAATAATAGGCATAATAGTCCTAACATTCTTACTATCACACATACTAGCACCTAACCCCGCATATGTATGGGCAGGCCCCCATGCTGCACCCTCAGTTATTAAAGCAATAATTAAGGAATATCACTTAGATCAGCCAGTTTATTTACAATTATATTATTACTTAGTATCATCACTAACATTTAATTTTGGGATATCCCCATATTTCAAGCAACCTGTGAGTGAATTAATAGCTATTTACCTGCCAAGAACATTACAGTTAATATTCGTTGCCATGATACTCACAGGGTTGATAGGAGTATTCTCAGGGGCATTTGCAGCAGCTCACAAGGATGAATTTGGGGATTACATTGTTAAGGTGTTGTATTTAATAAGTTGGTGCATACCACCATTTCTTGCCGCCCTTCTTCTTCAGTTATTTCTAGCTTATGAATGGGGAGTCTTACCACCCAATTTAATAGCCGATCCCACACTACCAGCACCAAAACCCATAACTGGATTCCCAATAATAGACGCATTAATAGAGGGTAACTGGCCTTATTTCATATCAAGCCTAAGGCATTTAATTCTACCCGCATTCTCGCTAGCATTAATCTCATTCGGCATAATAACAAGAATCACAAGGGCATCCATGCTCATGTCACTACAGGCCGATTATATAAGAGCCGCAATTATGAGGGGGGTCGAAAGAAGAAGGATTATTTACACACATGCACTTAAAAACTCAATGATCCCAGTAATAACATTATTAGCATTGGTTTTCAGTTGGATGATATCAGGCTCCGTAATAATAGAGACAATATTTAGCTATGAAGGCCTCGGTTGGTTACTCACCACAGCATTATACAATTATGACTACCCAACAGTAATTGGATGCAGCATAGTCATAGGAATAGCTGTCGTACTAGCAAACTTCATAGCAGACGTTCTATACGCACTAATAGACCCTAGGATCAAGTTAGGGTGA
- a CDS encoding ABC transporter permease, with translation MEAITTRIKYSKTLRILTMLLKKPDTAFGLIILTLFYAWSIIEGLLQIIGLLTNNSALGWALLPYNPFQPHLSQSLQPPSPIHIMGTDDLGRDIFSRILYAAPSDALISIVVVGGGILIGSFLGLLAGFYGGKVEEFNMWLTDLFLAFPALILAMVIEATFGHGYVYAMIAMIVVWWPSYARLFRSEAIKIKNMKYIDAAMLSGLSKLEIIRKHMIKPALNIIIPYATLDVGNVILFYSMLSFLGLGQQPPYPEWGSMVALGLEYFPRWWWYSVMPGLVILIIAVASALVGDGLRDILGGEERWI, from the coding sequence ATGGAAGCCATAACAACCCGCATTAAGTACAGTAAAACCCTAAGAATATTAACCATGCTCCTGAAGAAACCAGATACAGCATTTGGGCTCATCATCCTTACATTATTCTATGCATGGTCAATCATTGAAGGACTATTACAAATAATCGGACTACTTACAAATAATTCAGCACTAGGCTGGGCATTACTACCCTACAACCCATTCCAGCCTCACTTATCACAATCACTTCAACCACCGTCACCAATCCACATAATGGGTACCGACGATTTGGGCAGGGATATATTCAGCAGAATACTCTATGCAGCCCCATCAGACGCATTAATATCCATAGTCGTTGTTGGCGGCGGTATCCTAATAGGCAGCTTCCTGGGATTGCTCGCTGGCTTTTACGGTGGTAAAGTCGAGGAATTCAATATGTGGCTAACAGACCTATTCTTAGCCTTCCCAGCGCTAATACTAGCCATGGTTATAGAGGCCACATTTGGGCATGGCTATGTCTACGCTATGATCGCCATGATAGTAGTTTGGTGGCCATCATATGCCAGGCTATTTAGATCAGAAGCAATTAAAATTAAAAACATGAAATACATAGACGCCGCAATGCTCTCAGGGCTTTCTAAACTGGAAATAATTAGGAAGCACATGATTAAACCAGCATTAAATATAATAATACCATACGCAACATTAGATGTAGGCAACGTAATATTATTTTACTCAATGCTTAGCTTCCTAGGACTAGGACAGCAACCACCATATCCTGAGTGGGGATCCATGGTAGCCCTAGGACTTGAGTATTTCCCCAGGTGGTGGTGGTATTCAGTAATGCCAGGGCTTGTCATATTAATCATAGCAGTAGCATCAGCCCTAGTAGGCGATGGGTTAAGAGATATATTAGGGGGTGAGGAGAGGTGGATTTAG
- a CDS encoding ABC transporter ATP-binding protein, translated as MDLVLNIENLHVAYTTQDGNIEAIRDVSLSLRKGEVLGIVGESGSGKSTLALFITGLLPKNAQVKFKEVTIMGNTANNYAQLRSILNNLRGTGIFMIPQDPFSSLNPLMKIKEQMAEAYITKLKRTKGIKLNINEIEDKELTEYLKRVNIPDPQITLYKYPHQLSGGQIQRIMIAMALILEPRILIADEPTTALDVITQIQILNELRKLINELETSIIFITHDIALASIISDRVAVMYGGFFMETGNTLEILKEPLHPYTKGLIASIPNKRKHEGPLSEIQGIYIPSKYEGCPFWPRCPHTTDTCKAQTPILRKINNRLVRCFLYE; from the coding sequence GTGGATTTAGTACTTAATATTGAAAACTTACACGTAGCATACACCACACAGGATGGTAATATAGAGGCCATTAGAGATGTATCACTTTCATTAAGAAAGGGAGAAGTTCTGGGAATTGTCGGTGAATCTGGTAGTGGTAAATCAACATTGGCATTATTCATCACAGGATTATTACCTAAAAACGCCCAGGTTAAGTTTAAGGAAGTAACAATCATGGGAAATACCGCCAATAATTATGCCCAATTACGTAGTATACTGAATAATTTACGTGGGACAGGGATTTTCATGATACCACAAGACCCATTCTCAAGCCTAAATCCATTAATGAAAATAAAAGAACAAATGGCCGAAGCATACATAACTAAACTAAAGAGAACAAAAGGCATTAAGTTAAATATAAATGAAATTGAAGATAAAGAACTCACCGAATACCTAAAGAGAGTCAATATACCGGATCCCCAAATAACACTCTACAAATATCCACACCAGCTATCAGGAGGGCAGATTCAAAGGATTATGATAGCAATGGCCTTAATACTGGAACCCAGGATATTAATAGCCGACGAACCCACAACCGCCCTCGACGTAATAACACAAATACAAATCCTTAATGAATTAAGAAAATTAATCAATGAACTTGAGACATCAATCATATTTATAACACACGACATAGCACTAGCAAGTATAATCAGCGATAGAGTAGCGGTTATGTACGGTGGTTTCTTCATGGAAACAGGTAATACACTGGAAATCCTAAAAGAACCATTACACCCATATACCAAAGGATTAATAGCAAGCATACCCAATAAAAGGAAACATGAGGGACCCCTAAGTGAAATACAAGGAATTTACATACCCAGCAAATACGAGGGATGCCCATTCTGGCCCAGATGCCCACATACAACGGACACTTGTAAAGCGCAGACACCTATCCTCAGGAAAATCAACAATAGATTAGTGAGGTGCTTTCTCTATGAGTGA
- a CDS encoding ABC transporter ATP-binding protein yields the protein MSEFLIVEHVIKTYLARRRTIVDVLLRRKIPLIYAVNDVSLTLDRGKTLVLLGESGSGKTTLGRLIVGLEKPDSGKIIIDGEEVIYVGSKEYQKSKLRGKLQMVFQDPSSSLDPFMTIKDIITEPLAKLGVSKHEALRNAIETLERVGLDKSYLNKKPSELSGGQKQRIAIARAIITNPELVVLDEPTSSLDASIQAQILNLLVKLQKELNLTYVLITHDARVAKFMADYIAIMYLGKIVETGTADDILNEPLHPYTQALLSAIPTIGMQETPKVISGEPPSATNPPKGCPFWPRCPYATNTCKTEYPPPQLINNRTVYCYLYKNKHINHTK from the coding sequence ATGAGTGAGTTCCTAATAGTAGAACACGTAATCAAGACATACCTTGCTCGTAGAAGAACAATAGTCGACGTTTTACTAAGAAGAAAAATACCACTAATATACGCCGTAAACGACGTATCCCTAACGCTAGACCGCGGAAAAACCCTAGTCCTGCTCGGCGAAAGTGGCTCAGGAAAAACAACCCTAGGGAGATTAATAGTCGGATTAGAAAAACCGGATTCAGGAAAAATAATAATCGACGGTGAGGAAGTAATATACGTAGGTAGTAAGGAATACCAAAAAAGCAAACTTAGGGGAAAACTCCAAATGGTATTTCAAGACCCATCATCATCACTAGACCCATTCATGACAATAAAGGACATAATAACGGAACCATTAGCAAAACTAGGTGTATCTAAGCACGAAGCATTAAGAAATGCCATAGAAACGCTCGAACGTGTAGGACTGGACAAATCATACTTAAATAAAAAACCAAGTGAACTATCAGGTGGACAAAAACAAAGAATCGCAATCGCAAGAGCCATAATAACAAACCCAGAACTCGTGGTCCTCGACGAACCCACATCATCACTAGACGCCTCAATACAAGCACAAATACTAAACCTCCTCGTCAAACTACAAAAAGAACTAAACCTAACATATGTGTTAATAACCCATGATGCCAGAGTGGCAAAATTCATGGCCGACTACATAGCCATCATGTACCTAGGCAAGATAGTAGAGACCGGAACCGCAGACGACATACTCAACGAACCACTACACCCATACACCCAAGCCCTCCTCTCAGCAATCCCCACAATAGGCATGCAGGAAACACCAAAAGTAATAAGTGGAGAACCACCAAGTGCCACAAACCCACCCAAAGGATGCCCATTCTGGCCCAGATGCCCATATGCAACCAATACGTGCAAAACCGAATACCCACCACCGCAATTAATAAACAACAGAACAGTATACTGCTACCTATACAAAAACAAACACATAAACCACACGAAATAA
- a CDS encoding DEAD/DEAH box helicase produces MDPFWSKHLTGELVRVLERYGYEEPTPIQRKAIPQVLTGKNTLIIAPTGSGKTEAAMLPVISEIIRRGLKNPITTLYITPARALNRDVNIRLSQIANELGITTAVRHGDTPESERRRQVRNPPMILITTPETLQVILTMKAMRRHLKHLRWVVVDEIHELINDERGAQLAIALERLVNIAGEFQRIGLSATVGNPELTAKYLAGTNREATIVIDDTPRSMEIKVELPQPTEDDVKNAEELNTTPETMARIRRIIEIINQHKTTLIFTNTRDEAELLGHRLMKILGPDKIGVYHGSLDKEEREELERKLRNGEVKAVVTTSSLELGIDIGLIEAVIQYSSPRQTIKIIQRIGRSGHTISKKAIGYIITRNTDDYLESKVITEKALKGEIEREVEYHEKALDVLQHQIAGIIIDTKTEGRNPTIEWILETVKRAHPYRDLTKEELMEVIKFMEQEKLVKVDNEEVIPRRGLHKYYYENISMIPDQKHYKALDITTQKTVGELDEEFVETTEPGTPIILAGKPWRVISIDRENTVVNLEPITQSLNTVPTWIGEEIPVPTDIAQETCKERQEIINKLRSGEEPDETPTPIIEELKQQANTEVTEFTKTINIEWRGKDLIIHACLGTKGNQALALYISRYIGTRYKTNISTATDPYRVLITAPINIPPKTIEQALQEDPKTITETLKEAIRETRLYRYRFIHVARKHGVLPKEKININIDRLIKTLENTIVDKETIREILTEKIDQKPLIDLTEKIKNKQINIKIIETNQYTPLAQHILETNAKYDAIITTITTTTLINIIKTRIQEKQITLLCLNCGWNTTTKVKYTPNDIKCPRCGMRIIAVLKYGEDPRKMYEITRKAKKKLPMTSEEKQKWEELTETANAVLQYGKKAIIALAAHGVGPATVIRKVLARAKTEEELYQQILQAEREYYATKPFWEH; encoded by the coding sequence ATGGACCCATTCTGGAGCAAGCACCTAACTGGGGAGTTGGTTAGGGTACTCGAGAGGTACGGTTATGAAGAGCCCACACCAATACAGAGAAAGGCCATACCCCAGGTACTCACTGGAAAAAACACACTAATCATAGCACCCACGGGGAGTGGGAAAACCGAGGCCGCAATGCTACCAGTAATATCCGAGATAATAAGAAGGGGCTTGAAAAACCCCATAACCACACTATACATAACACCAGCAAGGGCCCTGAACAGGGACGTCAACATAAGGCTAAGCCAAATAGCCAACGAACTGGGAATAACCACGGCAGTAAGGCACGGAGACACACCAGAGAGTGAGAGGAGGAGGCAGGTGAGGAACCCACCAATGATACTGATAACCACGCCAGAAACCCTGCAGGTAATACTCACAATGAAAGCCATGAGGAGGCACCTAAAACACCTAAGGTGGGTAGTGGTTGATGAGATACACGAGTTAATAAACGACGAAAGAGGAGCCCAACTGGCAATAGCCCTAGAAAGACTAGTAAACATAGCCGGTGAATTCCAAAGAATAGGTCTATCAGCCACGGTGGGGAACCCAGAACTCACCGCCAAGTACCTAGCGGGCACGAACAGGGAAGCAACCATAGTAATAGACGACACACCCAGGAGCATGGAAATAAAGGTGGAACTACCACAACCCACGGAGGACGATGTAAAGAACGCGGAGGAGCTAAACACAACCCCAGAAACCATGGCAAGAATAAGGAGAATAATCGAAATAATAAACCAACACAAAACCACATTAATATTCACAAACACAAGGGACGAAGCAGAACTCCTAGGACACAGGCTAATGAAAATCCTAGGACCAGACAAAATCGGGGTATACCACGGATCCCTAGACAAAGAGGAGAGGGAGGAATTAGAGAGGAAACTGAGGAATGGTGAGGTCAAGGCCGTGGTAACCACATCAAGCCTAGAACTGGGCATAGACATAGGACTAATAGAGGCGGTGATACAATACTCAAGCCCAAGACAAACAATAAAAATAATACAAAGAATAGGCAGAAGTGGACATACAATAAGCAAAAAAGCAATCGGATACATAATAACAAGAAACACAGACGACTACCTGGAATCAAAAGTAATAACGGAGAAGGCCCTAAAGGGCGAAATAGAAAGGGAGGTGGAATACCACGAAAAAGCACTAGACGTACTGCAACACCAAATAGCAGGGATAATAATAGACACAAAGACGGAGGGAAGAAACCCCACAATAGAGTGGATACTGGAAACCGTGAAAAGAGCACACCCATACAGGGACCTAACCAAGGAGGAACTAATGGAGGTAATAAAATTCATGGAACAAGAAAAATTAGTAAAGGTGGATAATGAGGAGGTAATACCAAGGAGGGGACTCCATAAGTATTACTACGAGAACATATCCATGATACCAGACCAAAAACACTACAAAGCCCTGGACATAACCACACAAAAAACAGTGGGTGAACTAGACGAGGAATTCGTAGAAACCACAGAACCAGGAACACCAATAATACTCGCAGGAAAACCCTGGCGAGTAATAAGTATAGACAGGGAAAACACAGTGGTAAACCTAGAACCCATAACACAATCACTAAACACAGTACCCACATGGATAGGCGAAGAAATACCAGTACCCACAGACATAGCCCAGGAAACATGCAAAGAAAGACAGGAAATAATAAACAAACTAAGAAGCGGCGAGGAACCAGACGAAACCCCAACACCAATAATCGAGGAACTAAAACAGCAAGCAAACACCGAGGTCACGGAATTCACAAAAACCATAAACATAGAATGGAGGGGAAAGGACCTAATAATACACGCATGCCTAGGAACCAAGGGTAACCAGGCACTAGCCCTATACATAAGCAGGTACATAGGCACCAGGTACAAAACAAACATAAGCACAGCCACAGACCCATACAGAGTACTCATAACAGCACCAATAAACATACCACCAAAAACCATAGAACAAGCACTCCAGGAAGACCCAAAAACAATAACCGAAACACTAAAAGAAGCCATAAGAGAAACAAGGCTCTACAGGTACAGGTTCATACACGTAGCAAGAAAACACGGAGTACTACCCAAGGAAAAAATAAACATAAACATAGACCGACTAATAAAAACCCTAGAAAACACAATAGTAGACAAAGAAACAATAAGAGAAATACTAACAGAAAAAATAGACCAAAAACCACTCATAGACCTAACAGAAAAAATCAAAAACAAACAAATAAACATAAAAATAATCGAAACAAACCAATACACACCACTGGCACAACACATACTAGAAACCAACGCCAAATACGACGCAATAATAACCACAATAACAACAACCACACTCATAAACATAATAAAAACAAGAATCCAGGAAAAACAAATCACACTACTATGCCTAAACTGCGGGTGGAACACCACCACAAAAGTCAAATACACACCAAACGACATAAAATGCCCAAGATGCGGAATGCGAATAATAGCAGTACTAAAATACGGCGAAGACCCAAGAAAAATGTACGAAATAACCAGGAAAGCAAAGAAAAAACTACCAATGACGAGCGAGGAAAAACAAAAATGGGAAGAACTCACAGAAACCGCAAACGCAGTACTACAATACGGCAAAAAAGCCATAATAGCACTGGCAGCCCACGGAGTAGGACCAGCCACAGTAATAAGGAAAGTCCTCGCAAGGGCAAAAACCGAGGAGGAACTATACCAACAAATACTACAGGCGGAACGAGAATACTACGCCACAAAACCCTTCTGGGAACACTAA
- a CDS encoding 30S ribosomal protein S17 yields MVEVKELPERPRPGEEVQLPSGRVVRVRHVGIPWVLPPKRVCDDPECPWHGHLKVRGVVFEGVVEGVYGKTAVVVHEWLKYDAKYKRYERRRRKIHVRVPPCIEVRPGDRVIVGETRPLAKSVRHVVIGRDEDRVEYKSRIIRLEGSGA; encoded by the coding sequence ATGGTTGAGGTTAAGGAGTTGCCTGAGAGGCCTAGGCCTGGTGAGGAGGTTCAGTTGCCCAGTGGTAGGGTTGTTAGGGTTAGGCATGTGGGTATTCCCTGGGTTTTACCCCCTAAGAGGGTTTGTGATGATCCTGAGTGTCCGTGGCATGGTCATCTTAAGGTTAGGGGTGTGGTTTTTGAGGGTGTTGTGGAGGGTGTTTATGGTAAGACTGCGGTGGTTGTTCATGAGTGGCTTAAGTATGATGCTAAGTATAAGAGGTATGAGCGTAGGAGGCGTAAGATTCATGTTAGGGTTCCCCCGTGTATTGAGGTTAGGCCTGGTGATAGGGTTATTGTGGGTGAGACTAGGCCTTTGGCTAAGTCTGTGAGGCATGTGGTTATTGGTAGGGATGAGGATAGGGTTGAGTATAAGTCGAGGATTATTAGGTTGGAGGGTAGTGGTGCTTAA
- a CDS encoding TatD family hydrolase: MTYYDAHCHLHEFTDSRIEGFRDFIIAAVSDDYPSSRRTLELSERFGNVVPCVGIHPWVVGKVGFDELRALEGFLDRVGCIGEVGLDRRFVPETFERQLEFFRVFVGWARDYGLVLNVHAPDAWRDVFDVVRRVDVDVVVFHWFTGPLDLVEEIVGVGYYVSVNAAVKVQEKSRLVAKVVPLDRLLLESDGPYEYRGITLEPPMVVEAAELVARIKGLGVDDLWGRVRDNFVRVFGVG; the protein is encoded by the coding sequence ATGACCTATTACGATGCCCATTGCCACCTTCATGAGTTCACGGACTCTAGGATTGAGGGGTTTAGGGACTTTATTATTGCCGCTGTCTCTGATGATTATCCATCGTCCAGGAGGACCCTTGAGTTGAGTGAGAGGTTTGGTAATGTGGTTCCGTGTGTTGGTATTCATCCTTGGGTTGTGGGTAAGGTGGGTTTTGATGAGTTGAGGGCTTTGGAGGGGTTTTTGGATAGGGTTGGTTGTATTGGTGAGGTGGGTCTTGATAGGAGGTTTGTTCCTGAGACCTTTGAGAGGCAGTTGGAGTTTTTTAGGGTTTTTGTGGGTTGGGCTAGGGATTATGGTCTTGTTCTTAATGTTCATGCTCCGGATGCTTGGCGTGATGTTTTTGATGTTGTTCGTAGGGTTGATGTGGATGTTGTGGTTTTTCACTGGTTCACTGGCCCCCTTGATCTGGTTGAGGAGATTGTTGGTGTTGGTTACTATGTTTCTGTGAATGCCGCTGTTAAGGTTCAGGAGAAGTCTAGGCTTGTTGCTAAGGTGGTTCCCCTGGATAGGCTTTTGCTTGAGAGTGATGGTCCCTATGAGTATAGGGGTATTACCCTGGAGCCTCCCATGGTTGTTGAGGCTGCGGAGTTGGTGGCTAGGATTAAGGGGTTGGGTGTGGATGATCTTTGGGGTCGTGTTCGTGATAACTTCGTGAGGGTTTTTGGTGTGGGTTGA
- a CDS encoding 4Fe-4S dicluster domain-containing protein yields the protein MAEKTGPFVKVVVDQDICIGCGACVSVCPYQALELDENGKARLIWDLCKDDFSCVPVCPVNCIWKTPDAPDSAKGKANWYRFSKALSDAERKEFEDWKSKFKIAWAPA from the coding sequence ATGGCGGAGAAGACAGGGCCCTTTGTTAAGGTGGTGGTGGATCAGGACATATGCATCGGCTGTGGTGCCTGTGTGAGTGTCTGTCCATACCAGGCCCTTGAGTTGGATGAGAATGGTAAGGCTAGGTTGATATGGGATCTGTGTAAGGATGATTTCAGCTGTGTCCCCGTTTGCCCAGTGAACTGCATATGGAAGACCCCCGACGCCCCTGATAGTGCCAAGGGTAAGGCTAATTGGTATAGGTTTAGTAAGGCTTTGAGTGATGCTGAGAGGAAGGAGTTTGAGGATTGGAAGTCTAAGTTTAAGATTGCCTGGGCTCCTGCGTGA
- a CDS encoding Lrp/AsnC family transcriptional regulator, which produces MVVLDGLDRDILREVQRDGRLQVSKLADLLRRPRTTVASRLERLEGDGVIRSYRAVLDPVRLGFSLLAFVLISVRRSAPSGGKSAQVLLAERIIGDCDADPKLPWVEEAFVITGRYDILLKVWARDLRQLSYFLINYLPSHPDIAQTETMIVLELVSDWRDRLLPIDKVFT; this is translated from the coding sequence GTGGTTGTTCTTGATGGTTTGGATAGGGATATTTTGAGGGAGGTTCAGAGGGATGGTAGGCTTCAGGTTAGTAAGTTGGCTGATTTGCTTAGGAGGCCTAGGACTACGGTGGCCTCTAGGCTTGAGAGGCTTGAGGGTGATGGTGTTATTAGGTCTTATAGGGCTGTTTTGGATCCTGTTAGGCTTGGTTTTTCCCTGCTTGCCTTTGTGCTTATTAGTGTTAGGAGGAGTGCGCCCAGTGGTGGTAAGTCTGCCCAGGTTTTGCTTGCTGAGAGGATTATTGGGGATTGTGATGCTGATCCTAAGCTTCCCTGGGTTGAGGAGGCCTTCGTGATCACGGGGCGTTATGATATTTTGCTTAAGGTTTGGGCTAGGGATCTTAGGCAGTTGAGTTACTTCCTTATTAATTACTTACCCAGTCACCCTGATATTGCCCAGACTGAGACGATGATTGTTCTTGAGCTTGTTAGTGATTGGAGGGATAGGCTTCTACCTATTGATAAGGTTTTTACTTAG